Proteins encoded in a region of the Vicia villosa cultivar HV-30 ecotype Madison, WI linkage group LG5, Vvil1.0, whole genome shotgun sequence genome:
- the LOC131601169 gene encoding DEAD-box ATP-dependent RNA helicase 15 has protein sequence MGELKETEVYEEELIDYEEEDEKALDSAKPATETVKKGYVGIHSSGFRDFLLKPELLRAIVDSGFEHPSEVQHECIPQAILGMDVICQAKSGMGKTAVFVLSTLQQIDPVPGQVAALVLCHTRELAYQICHEVERFSTYLSDIKVAVFYGGVNIKVHKDLLKNECPHIVVGTPGRILALTRDKDLGLKNVRHFILDECDKMLESLDMRRDVQEIFKLTPHDKQVMMFSATLSKEIRPVCKKFMQDPMEIYVDDEAKLTLHGLVQHYIKLQEPEKNRKLNDLLDALDFNQVVIFVKSVSRAAELNKLLVECNFPSICIHSGMSQEERLKRYKGFKEGKQRILVATDLVGRGIDIERVNIVINYDMPDSADTYLHRVGRAGRFGTKGLAITFVSSAGDSEVLNQVQSRFEVDIKELPEQIDTSTYMPN, from the exons ATGGGTGAATTGAAAGAAACTGAGGTTTACGAGGAAGAGCTCATCGACTATGAAGAGGAGGATGAAAAGGCTCTTGATTCTGCTAAACCAGCTACTGAAACCGTCAAGAA AGGCTACGTTGGGATCCATAGTTCGGGATTTCGAGACTTCCTGTTGAAACCAGAGCTTCTTCGAGCCATTGTAGATTCAGGATTTGAGCATCCTTCAGAAG TGCAACACGAATGCATCCCTCAAGCAATTTTGGGAATGGATGTCATCTGCCAAGCAAAATCTGGCATGGGAAAGACTGCTGTTTTTGTTCTGTCAACACTTCAGCAAATTGATCCTGTTCCTGGTCAGGTTGCAGCACTTGTTCTTTGCCACACAAGAGAATTAGCTTACCAG ATTTGCCACGAAGTGGAGAGGTTCAGCACATATCTTTCAGATATCAAAGTTGCTGTTTTCTATGGTGGTGTTAATATCAAGGTTCACAAAGATTTGCTCAAGAACGAATGTCCCCACATTGTTGTTGGAACACCTGGGAGGATTCTTGCCCTGACTAGAGATAAAGACCTTGGTTTGAAGAATGTGAGGCATTTTATACTTGATGAGTGTGACAAGATGCTGGAATCACTCG ACATGAGAAGAGACGTTCAAGAGATTTTCAAATTGACTCCACATGATAAACAAGTGATGATGTTTTCAGCTACACTCAGCAAAGAGATTCGACCTGTTTGCAAGAAGTTTATGCAAGAT CCCATggaaatttatgtagatgatgagGCCAAATTGACTCTTCATGGTCTTGTTCAG CACTACATTAAATTACAAGAGCCAGAGAAGAATCGTAAGCTGAATGACCTTCTTGATGCTCTTGACTTCAACCAAgttgttatttttgttaaaaGTGTTAGCAGAGCTGCAGAATTGAACAAGTTGCTTGTTGAGTGTAACTTCCCATCAATATGCATACATTCTGGAATGTCACAGGAAGAAAG ATTGAAGCGATACAAGGGCTTCAAAGAGGGGAAGCAAAGGATTCTTGTGGCAACAGATTTAGTAGGAAGGGGGATTGATATAGAACGTGTTAATATAGTCATCAACTATGACATGCCTGATTCCGCTGATACCTATCTTCACAGG GTGGGAAGAGCTGGTAGATTTGGTACTAAGGGGCTTGCAATTACCTTTGTGTCTTCTGCTGGTGACTCTGAAGTTCTTAATCAG GTGCAATCTAGGTTTGAGGTTGATATTAAGGAGCTTCCTGAACAAATTGACACCTCCACATACA TGCCTAATTGA